In Solanum stenotomum isolate F172 chromosome 6, ASM1918654v1, whole genome shotgun sequence, one DNA window encodes the following:
- the LOC125867567 gene encoding probable serine/threonine-protein kinase SIS8 yields the protein MEMEEIPDEVGLLEHRYPSTAWWPSEFAEKFGSVSLDGKEEIMRNQELTEREYNALSSQTASQIFWKTGTLSEPIPNGFYSVVPEKRLKERFEDIPTLDELHALELEGFGADVILVDAKKDKKLTMLKQLTITLVKGLNASPAAMIKKIAGLVSDVYKRPNSEISHAKAALEEASQISDNQGVQMLGQIKQSSSRSRAILFKLLADTVGFECRLVVGLPAEGSECAESYKHMSILVVLNSVELLVDLMRFPGQLIPRTTKAIFLTHMAAGESDSAENDSCDSPLEPNSPLYGFSERNDTDSSEKDDILQYQRRFEASSNAAGPSLRNTMLRANTSIDRKLGFSHSAPNTATTVWRRGRSKVITEPRTASSSPEHPSFRAHGRSMLSGDNRTFRGYSDDVSTSRSEGAPTSETRRIRRRKTPEIGDDVVRAVIAMNEAFKQNRLLKEQEESSSYHHASTNRDGASDPKKDISSQRSMSLPSSPHELRRQVPEKSGPDRMNDELVSTWNRILESHMYLNKPLLPFEEWNIDFSELTVGTRVGIGFFGEVFRGKWNGTEVAIKVFLEQDLTAENMEDFCNEISILSRLRHPNVILFLGACANPPHLSMVTEYMEMGSLYHLIHVSGQKNRLSWQKKLNMLRDICRGLMCLHRMKIVHRDLKSANCLVNKRWTVKICDFGLSRIMTDASMRDSTSAGTPEWMAPELIRNEPFTEKCDIFSFGVIMWELCTLNRPWEGIPPNRVVYAVANEGSRLEIPEGPLGRLIVDCWAEPNERPSCEEIFSRLLDCEYSLC from the exons ATGGAAATGGAAGAGATACCAGATGAAGTTGGGCTTCTAGAGCATAGATACCCCAGTACTGCATGGTGGCCTTCAGAATTTGCTGAGAAGTTTGGATCCGTTTCACTTGATGGCAAAGAAGAAATCATGAGGAATCAGGAACTAACTGAAAGAGAATATAATGCGTTGTCCTCTCAGACTGCTTCCCAGATTTTCTGGAAAACTGGAACACTTTCTGAACCAATACCAAATGGTTTCTACTCTGTTGTTCCT GAGAAAAGGCTAAAGGAACGTTTTGAAGACATTCCTACGTTGGATGAGCTTCATGCTTTAGAGCTTGAGGGTTTTGGAGCAGATGTTATACTTGTGGATGCCAAGAAAGACAAAAAGCTTACAATGCTAAAGCAACTGACTATTACACTGGTGAAAGGTTTGAACGCAAGTCCTGCAGCAATGATAAAAAAGATAGCTGGATTG GTGTCGGATGTTTACAAGCGACCAAACTCGGAAATAAGTCATGCTAAAGCTGCACTTGAGGAAGCCTCTCAGATTTCTGACAATCAAGGTGTCCAGATGTTGGGTCAAATAAAACAAAGCTCATCTCGTTCTCGAGCAATATTATTCAAATTGCTTGCAGATACTGTAGGTTTTGAATGCCGGCTGGTTGTG GGTTTGCCTGCTGAAGGGTCTGAGTGTGCAGAATCTTATAAGCACATGTCTATACTTGTTGTGCTAAATTCTGTGGAGCTACTTGTTGACCTTATGCGTTTTCCTGGTCAACTTATTCCACGAACAACCAAGGCGATTTTCCTCACCCACATGGCTGCTGGGGAGAGTGATTCTGCAGAAAATGATTCCTGTGATTCGCCTCTGGAGCCTAACAGCCCCCTCTATGGGTTTTCAGAGAGAAATGATACTGATAG TTCTGAGAAAGATGACATCCTCCAGTATCAGAGGAGATTTGAAGCATCTTCAAATGCTGCAGGACCTTCATTGAGGAATACGATGTTGCGCGCTAACACTTCAATTGACAGAAAATTGGG TTTCTCGCATAGTGCGCCTAATACTGCTACAACGGTTTGGAGAAGAGGTCGCAGCAAAGTTATAACAGAACCGAGGACTGCAAGttcaag TCCTGAGCATCCTTCATTTAGAGCACATGGACGGTCCATGCTTAGCGGTGATAACAGAACTTTCAGAGGTTATTCAGATGATGTTTCTACTTCAAG GTCAGAAGGTGCACCGACATCAGAAACACGGAGAATACGAAGAAGAAAAACTCCAGAAATTGGTGATGATGTCGTAAG GGCTGTTATAGCTATGAATGAAGCATTCAAGCAGAACCGACTCTTGAAAGAGCAAGAAGAAAGTAGTTCATATCATCATGCCTCAACCAACAGAGATGGTGCCTCAGATCCGAAAAAAGAT ATAAGTTCACAGAGATCAATGTCATTACCCTCATCTCCCCACGAGTTGAGGAGACAGGTTCCAGAAAAAAGTGGGCCAGACAGGATGAATGATGAATTGGTCTCAACCTGGAACAGGATTCTAGAATCACATATGTATCTGAATAAGCCTCTTCTACCTTTTGAAGAATGGAATATAGACTTCTCAGAGTTGACTGTTGGCACTCGAGTTGGGATAG GGTTCTTTGGAGAAGTTTTTCGTGGCAAGTGGAATGGAACTGAGGTTGCTATTAAAGTTTTTCTGGAGCAAGATCTTACTGCTGAAAATATGGAGGACTTCTGCAACGAGATCTCTATCCTTAG CCGACTTCGACATCCAAATG TTATATTGTTCCTGGGTGCCTGTGCAAACCCCCCACATTTATCAATGGTTACTGAATACATGGAGATGGGATCTCTATATCATTTGATCCATGTAAGTGGTCAAAAGAACAGGCTTAGCTGGCAGAAGAAGCTCAATATGCTTCGGGATATATGCAG AGGGCTCATGTGCTTACATCGAATGAAGATTGTCCATCGTGATTTAAAAAGTGCAAACTGCCTTGTGAATAAGCGCTGGACTGTCAAAATTTGTGATTTTGGCCTCTCAAGAATAATGACAGATGCATCTATGAGAGACTCAACGTCTGCTGGTACTCCTGAATGGATGGCTCCAGAACTCATTCGTAATGAGCCTTTCACAGAAAAATGTGACATTTTTAGCTTTGGTGTGATAATGTGGGAGCTTTGTACCCTAAACAGACCATGGGAGGGTATACCACCCAATCGG GTCGTTTATGCTGTTGCCAATGAAGGATCAAGGTTAGAGATACCTGAAGGACCCCTCGGCAGACTAATAGTAG ATTGCTGGGCAGAGCCAAACGAAAGACCTAGTTGTGAGGAAATTTTCTCTCGACTTCTTGACTGTGAATACTCACTATGCTAA
- the LOC125867987 gene encoding uncharacterized protein LOC125867987, which produces MAAFELLYQARRHCSYITPSHFSPLIRSHFHRLLSSSSSSENPNPNNPSPIQPVSYTPKNPPESSTRLESNNPDGVKADGGLWTREDLRYLKDAPKIAPISYPTRVAPLPEDLPEEEKVKVEGMGDEEMERERRRIEAQKRAAMRRVMNVEEEMVSFPTLINVKSDEKKKKAVYDLKEAIRLVKANAKKRFDETLEAHVVLTPDMRRSDLKLEGTVAVPHGFGKVYRIAVFAEGAAADDAREAGADVVGGLELVENIKSGNVKIDFDKCFSTHAMMPNLRQIAKYLRQLMPDTKKGTVTKDITKAVKEAKRGVPFKKDKTAIVHVGIGKVSFQEEALCENIGAFVHELLRQKPAGLKKSSKYAGYVNTVHLCSTMGPSFPVTIQSLSIAADRHARKYVQ; this is translated from the exons ATGGCAGCCTTTGAACTACTCTACCAAGCTCGTCGTCACTGCTCATACATAACCCCATCTCACTTTTCTCCTCTTATTCGTTCTCATTTTCACAGAttactctcctcatcctcatcatcAGAAAACCCGAATCCGAATAACCCAAGTCCAATTCAACCCGTTTCCTACACCCCTAAGAACCCGCCGGAGAGTAGTACCCGACTCGAATCAAATAACCCAGATGGGGTTAAAGCGGATGGTGGGTTGTGGACCCGGGAGGATCTGCGGTACTTGAAGGATGCACCGAAAATAGCTCCGATTTCTTATCCGACAAGGGTGGCGCCGTTACCGGAGGATTTGCCGGAAgaggagaaagtgaaagtggAAGGTATGGGTGATGAGGAGAtggagagagagaggagaagaATCGAGGCGCAAAAACGGGCGGCAATGAGGAGAGTTATGAATGTTGAAGAGGAAATGGTTTCGTTTCCAACATTGATTAATGTGAAGAGtgatgaaaagaagaaaaaagctGTTTATGATCTTAAAGAGGCCATTCGGCTTGTAAAG GCTAATGCCAAGAAGAGGTTTGATGAAACTCTGGAAGCTCATGTTGTTTTGACTCCTGATATGCGCCGAAGTGACCTG AAGCTTGAAGGTACAGTGGCTGTTCCTCATGGGTTTGGAAAG gtATATCGCATTGCTGTTTTTGCTGAAGGAGCTGCTGCTGATGATGCCCGAGAAGCAGGGGCTGATGTTGTTGGTGGTTTGGAGCTCGTAGAGAATATCAAGAGTG GAAATGTGAAGATTGATTTTGACAAATGTTTTTCCACTCATGCAATGATGCCGAACTTGAGACAG ATTGCGAAGTACTTGAGGCAATTGATGCCAGATACTAAG AAAGGTACTGTTACCAAAGATATAACAAAAGCAGTGAAAGAAGCTAAGCGAGGTGTACCTTTCAAAAAAGATAAAACTGCAATTGTGCATGTAGGAATTGGGAAG GTAAGTTTTCAAGAAGAGGCATTGTGTGAAAACATTGGTGCATTTGTACATGAACTTTTGCGTCAGAAGCCTGCTGGTCTAAAAAAGA GCTCAAAATATGCTGGTTATGTGAATACAGTCCATCTCTGCAGTACG ATGGGTCCATCATTTCCTGTTACAATACAGTCGTTATCGATTGCAGCAGACCGCCATGCAAGGAAGTATGTTCAATGA